A window of Psychromonas sp. CNPT3 contains these coding sequences:
- the yciA gene encoding acyl-CoA thioester hydrolase YciA → METVVNDQKSPTGEVLLRTLAMPADTNANGDIFGGWIMSQLDLAGAILAKEISIGRVVTVSVSSITFKKPVNVGDVVCCYGICDRIGRTSMSIHLEVWVKKINHDSVSEPMKVCEAIFNYVAIDSTGTPRVIVKKENNK, encoded by the coding sequence ATGGAAACGGTAGTAAACGATCAAAAAAGTCCTACAGGTGAAGTTCTATTACGCACCCTTGCTATGCCAGCAGATACGAATGCCAATGGTGATATTTTTGGTGGCTGGATCATGTCACAACTCGATCTTGCAGGCGCTATTTTAGCAAAAGAAATATCAATTGGGCGTGTTGTTACTGTATCTGTTTCGAGTATTACTTTCAAAAAACCGGTCAATGTTGGAGATGTTGTGTGTTGCTATGGAATATGTGACCGCATAGGCAGAACATCAATGTCAATACACCTAGAAGTATGGGTGAAGAAAATTAACCATGATAGCGTTAGCGAACCTATGAAAGTATGTGAAGCTATCTTTAACTATGTTGCAATCGATAGCACTGGTACTCCTCGAGTCATTGTTAAAAAAGAAAACAACAAATAA
- a CDS encoding Ppx/GppA phosphatase family protein → MDKRYTIIDLGSNSFHMLTVQKTKNGFSVYSKHKEKVRLALGLDAQNNLNLETMQRGWQCLRQFKTELDKLQPSRILITATAALRLAKNKTMFINKAENILQTPINLISGIEEAKTIYQGVVFTEHVKVQLLVIDIGGASTELIIGKDRTVISATSLDMGCVTWQSRYFNDGKLNSVNFENAIIAAKKVLSPQAEDYKQQGWSLCMGASGTIQAVNEINAIQNICPHITASLLKQIQAQLIECKTLNNINIVGLKQSRIAVFSAGLTILIALFECLNIKQLDPSQGALREGLISRLFNEENLDTNTTHNI, encoded by the coding sequence ATGGATAAACGCTATACCATTATTGATCTTGGCTCGAATAGCTTTCATATGCTAACCGTGCAAAAAACAAAAAATGGCTTTAGCGTTTATTCTAAACACAAAGAAAAGGTGCGCTTAGCACTCGGTTTAGATGCTCAAAATAATCTCAATTTAGAAACCATGCAAAGAGGTTGGCAATGCTTGCGACAGTTCAAGACTGAACTCGACAAACTACAACCATCTAGGATATTGATCACCGCAACAGCAGCCCTACGTTTAGCCAAAAATAAAACGATGTTTATCAACAAAGCAGAAAACATCTTACAAACACCTATCAATTTAATTTCTGGTATAGAAGAAGCTAAAACAATTTATCAAGGCGTCGTTTTCACTGAACACGTAAAAGTACAACTTTTAGTGATTGATATAGGTGGAGCCAGTACAGAATTAATTATAGGTAAAGATAGAACCGTCATTAGTGCAACTAGCTTAGATATGGGCTGTGTTACATGGCAAAGTAGATACTTTAATGATGGCAAGTTAAATAGTGTGAACTTTGAAAACGCAATTATTGCGGCTAAAAAAGTACTTTCCCCACAAGCAGAAGATTACAAACAGCAAGGTTGGTCCCTCTGTATGGGTGCATCTGGCACCATACAAGCGGTTAATGAAATTAATGCCATTCAAAATATATGCCCCCATATTACCGCATCTCTACTAAAACAGATCCAAGCACAATTGATAGAATGTAAAACATTAAATAACATTAATATTGTCGGCTTAAAACAATCCAGAATTGCGGTTTTTAGCGCAGGATTAACTATCTTAATCGCATTATTCGAATGCTTGAATATTAAGCAACTAGATCCTTCACAAGGCGCTTTACGAGAAGGATTAATAAGCCGACTTTTCAATGAAGAAAATTTAGATACCAACACTACACATAACATTTAA